The sequence ttttacaaaataggaatcttaaatttaaaaaatttgtattgTTTATTTGCAGTCAAATTTGAAGAATGTTAGTTGTGGAGTTATATGTGCTAATAGTAAATATAAGTTGCTTCATTGGTCTGTCGATGGATTAATTGTTGTAGAAGGTCGAATTGCATCTACAGATCCAAACACAAAAGTGCATCTTGTTGTTCTTGGTAGATCTTGTTGGAAAGTTTGGGTTGATAAGGTTTTGGTAGGGAAGGTGAGTCTAATTCGACCAAATGATGAAATGCAGTTTCTCGATGACGCAACAGGAAGCACGGTCGCGTGGTTATTTAAATTTCTAGTATTGTGTGATTGATATAGATTCTACA is a genomic window of Primulina huaijiensis isolate GDHJ02 unplaced genomic scaffold, ASM1229523v2 scaffold39873, whole genome shotgun sequence containing:
- the LOC140969045 gene encoding uncharacterized protein: MLIQSIRQKNQQEQVASGGIGSGIGNEVGSNSDFNIGAKKNCDFDNVKKHLATAQSNLKNVSCGVICANSKYKLLHWSVDGLIVVEGRIASTDPNTKVHLVVLGRSCWKVWVDKVLVGK